Part of the Xylocopa sonorina isolate GNS202 unplaced genomic scaffold, iyXylSono1_principal scaffold0014, whole genome shotgun sequence genome, taacaataACATTTAGGGGTAGAATACATTTTAGACAAAATGTTGTCTCAATAACCCACTAATGCAGACATAGAAGCTGACAAATGAAAATTGTGTaactaaatataaaatatatatgtaacatACATGTATAAAATACTAAAGTACTTCAGCTAATACAAATTGAAGTAACATACTACCTCGTTTGTATATGTAGACTAAGCGATAACAGGAAGGATTCacaaaaaatttatataaacccTTATATTGAGACGACTGGCACTAATAGGCTAACATATATAGTCTTTTTTtgaaaagtaaatattttgtacataaattttataaaaaattatgattttacaattttattgcaaatTTCCTTCATTTAACCCAATGGTAATGCATTTAAATACCTTGCAGTATCCTGTGAAATCTGATTGAAATGTCTTAGCAAGAAGGATAATAGCATAGCAATACCTAAAATGTCATATAAAAGCaactaataaatatttttgtctgAAACTTTGAATGTGTGGTACTAAAAGCAACTCTTTACCAGAAATATTGTAATATGATTGTATTATATGACAAAAGGAAAACTTCCTTGCGGCTGCTTTTTAAGGTATGAAGAAAAAGAAATCATTTTTCCTTAAAGCAAACCATGTAAGATCCAAAGAAAAAATAGTTTTGCTAAGGCCTTATGTCTGTACATTGCTATAGAATACATTTACATAAAAAAACATTTACATAAAGAAATTAAATACATTTGAataagtcagtgtaagcttatcAGCTGAACtcatataatttatataggaACATGTGCGTTTACAGATAGTCATATAATGCGAATGGATTAATAATCTTACAGTATTTACGCACATtaagaataattttttttttaatattttgaagAAATAAAGCTGCAGTCTTCTTTCAgctttatttgcaattcaattttggaatttatttccatttttctaaTTTGACTTACATGTTTTCTACAGGATTTAAGTTTGGAAATGGATGTAAGACTTTCAAACAATCGTAGTACAAATATTTCTGCATAATTCTTGTTTTTTGTTTAGGATCattatgttgataaaatttTAATGTATTTTGGATTCTTATGTTATTTTCATTTATTCATATATGATTTTTAGTAAATTGCTATTGGTTAGTTTGAGTGTTTTCAATATAATTTCTGGTAACACATTGGGATAAATAAAGAAACGACTTCACTTGTGCTTAGAAACAGAACAAAATTTATTTTGCGAAGTACAAAGACACATACTTAGCAGAGATGTATATACAGTTCTTGGATGGAATTATGACTCAGTAGAGGACATGACTACATATACCCCATGGCATAATAAATTAAACATTACCAACAATTGTTTTCTAGAAAGCTGAGCTACCTAGTTTGTTCTTAAATGTCGTTGATAAATACAAATTTCCCAATTTTGATAGGCTAAATGGATACCCATACAATTGCACAACCTTCGTTGTATTTTAAAGTAGATTTTGCATTTGTTAACTATAGACCTTCATTTATTTGCCTCTATACTACTAAACTTTTTCTTTATGAACCAAAATTTACTCTTGTTAGcaaaataatatctttccatcaatCTTGAGATTTTTTAATGAACTCTTTGGCAAAAAACGACccttttcttctatttatttcGTTTATTTATAACTTTCTTTTTGTAATTTGATCTTGCatcattaaattcattaaatcCATTTTTCTTATTACTCTGTGCACTGTTTTAAGCCTTGTTTTTTCCTCATTTTCatgatggatttctgaagctaatTGTGTGACGTATTTACCTGCAgctgttttgtaattttctatcttATTATTCTTTTTCCCCTTTCATTCACACTTTGAGATGGTTCTTTAAATTCAATCTGGTCTTATTTTTTATACGTTTTAGTAATATTTATAACTATTATCCGCATACATTCTTCTGCATTAGTGGGAAACTTGCAAGAAATTGGTCGTGTCTATCGACCCTTCCCATTCCACGATTGTACTCTATCACACAACTGGGTTTTACAACATCTTCTTGCTCGCCTCCTTTCTTCTTATTTTTCCTGTGGCAACCATTTCTGCTTTTGAATGTTTGCTGCTCATTATATATACATCTTTCCTATCACGCCAGCGTAAGCACAGAATACCTCTACAGGATAACGTTGTTACATCTCCCTTTTTTAGTTTGTACGATGTAAGCTTCTGtggtatattttttcgatttttcctAACTGTTCCAACAACATTTGTATTATTTTTATTCAAAATTTTGAATAATTCTGGTGAGGAATACCAGTTGTCTAAAAACAAGGTATACCCTTTCCCTAAAATAGGTTTGGCTAACTCCATTACTACACTCTGTGATACAGGTATATCGCTTCCTTGAATTTTATCCTGTCCTGTGTAAATTTTAAACTTAGAACAATACCCAAAAGTAGATTCACATAATTTGTAAAATTTAACTCCAAATCTAGCACGTTTTGATGCAATAAATTGTATGTAATTCAGCCGCCCTCTGAACTTCATAAGTGATTCGTCTATGACTACATCTTCTTCTGGAACGTATAATTGTTGGAATTTGGTATTTAGATATTCGACCACGGATCGAACTTTTCGTATTCTATTTTCTTTAGACACCATCTCATTATTCACAAAATGGAGATAGTGCGTTATAGATAGGAAACGCTTACGAGGCATAATTTGGGGAAAAACAGGTGTTTCTAGTATTCTGCGTTTTGACCAATACAGGTCTATTTTTGATTTTTTTACCTGAGACATTATAATACATAACGAAAAATATGCCTTGATTTCATCACTCGTTACTGGAAACTAGTCCTTGCTCATTTTCGTACTGCGTTGCATGTTCATTTGAGCTGCATATCTATTTGTTTCCGTGACTATCATTTCAAAAAAGCCGTCAGataaaatttgttttaaaaCACACAGAGGTGTCGAATTTGCTCCCAATGTTCATAATACTAATGGATTGATACCGGGAGTTTCAGTAAACTGTTTTATGTttacaatattttcttcttctATCCAATTCCATCCATCGTCTCCTACATCAAAATCATCACTGCTTGATATGGGTTTTGCATATTTATGAACATTTTGTAGGACAAGGCTAGCTTCACTTGAACTATCACTTGAATAGCCAAGGGTATGAACAGTTCGATGACTGGTGTCAATCTCATTATCATCACTAGAGTAACCAATTGTACCATCATCGTCACTTTCATATAATGCATCCGACTTATACATTTTACAGGGATTATTTATAATCTTTACTAAACTGAAATATTGTCTTCATTCACCGTGGAAGACTTCTATTAAACTGAATGTTACTTTCAGTGTGTTTCTTTTTACGTGTTCGATGCTCTTTTGTTCTTGAAGTTGAGAAGGTGATAGGCTGGACCATCTAGAACGTTGTAAACAAACAAGAATCGAAGCACGACTAGTCTGACTCGTCAAAGTCTACAGTAGCCCGTAAAATGAATGACGAGTTTGACTCGTCATTGTATGTCAAGGGGTTAATATCAGTTGAGCATGCTAGCGATTAAGGTTATATCTACCATTGGTAACTGTTTACTTTAACAATTTCTCATAATTTCTGCTATTTTAACTACTTTTTGTTTGAAGAACTTTACTTTATTATTATAAGGAGAAATTAGTCGGAGGAACCCAATTGAAGGACTCTAGTTTGGATAGTTCCTGAGGAATAGAATACAACACTTATTGGGAGGCTTCAGTGGTTTATTTAGATGTAAGTAATAACTACAGAATATCGAAGTTATGGCGAAAACTAGCTGGTATATGGTTGAGGGTGACCTAGTCAAGGTACAAAGATCAGCGAACAAGTAAAGGACAGAGGACAGGATTAGTAAGCGGTTACAAGATGATAGAAGAATTCGAATTTAGGAACTATGATTACCCCTTTGCACTCCGAATACTAGCTACTCAGTGCCACTTTGTctattttttagaattttctaaaGTTCGATATCGTTTGAAGCAAACCCCAATATGTACTGCAGGCTGATATTGTGCATGTTTGACAATATTAATTGAGCTCTTTATGTTAATAGTGCCTCTTCTGCTTAATGAAACGGCTTCAGTGGGTTGTTAGTTGTAACTGTTAGTTGTAACTGGTCGCGAAGCGTTGCCTTGAATACTGTTTTTTACTGGTTGTCTCGGTATTGGTACTCGGCTGAAAGGGCGTTGAcattctcttctttcttctcgAAGGTAACGCTCTATGTTTTTCGCCTCTTTTTCGGCTTCCAACAGAGGTTGGCTTAGTTCACAGTATTATTCTGTCAATGTTTCTGTCCAAATTACGGATGTAGATTCTTAGAGCTTTGCGGTTTAAATCTGATGTTAAATGATTGGAGATTCTCGTCCCTACCTTGTTTTAAACCGCGCAgctgtacctggtattcatccGACGTGATCTGAGTGGCGACGTTTGTCCGTAGAGCGTCATATACAATCACCGCAAACAAAAATCAGAATGTTGCGTATATCTTGTGCTGCTTTTCTTATTATATTCTCTACTTTGATTGCTTTCAGTAAGAGATCTTTTTCGTTGCATCTGTTTCTCATGCCTCGAACCTCTTCGATAAAGTCTTCAACTCCAACATCATCGTTTCAGTTAAGAGTTGGAATGTATCCCAATCCAATCAGTTAAGAGTTGGAATGTAACCCAATCTGCCGGTTTTCCAACTTGTGGGTAGTATCCCGGTCTTCAGGCACGTTGAAAAAAGTTTTCGAAGTCTTGTGCTGAGGATGCTGTACGCCATGGATCACGCACAGCCTGGAATTCCATCTGGACCGGGCGCGGTGTTCTTCTTAGTCATTCGCTTGATTGCGCGGAACATTTCTTCTTCTGAAACTTCGTAGTCCTGTAACCAGATGTTCGGGTCATCCAACGATATGTTTATTGTTGAATTTTGGTTTCTGACCGCCGATGTTGGATCTTCCGACGGGAAGAGCGTGTCGACGACTCTTTCCAGGAACGAAGTTTCCATTATTTGCGTCAACGGGGACGTCCATGGTCGTAATTTATTCATTACAATTTTATACGGACGCCCCCACGGGTACTCGCGCAGAGTTTCGAGCAGCCCGTCCCCGGCTCGTGCTTTCGACTTCTTTATCGCAGCTTGCAACTCTATTTTCCTCTCTTTGTAGATTTGATAGAGTTGCTCTCTTCTTTTCGGAATGGAATTTCGCCGTTTCCGGTATCTCGTGAAATTCCTCCGCGCAATCGTAGTGTCCGCGCGGAGGCGTAATATATCATCACTCCACCAGTAAACGGAGTTACGAGGAGAGTTTGATTTTAATTTCGACATGCTTGCGTTGCATGCCGAGGTCAACGTTCTCGTAAACCATTCCGCCTCGTTCTCGACTACGGCCTTTTCGGTCGGTTCATCTGGCTAGGTAGCTGCGAGAGTCGCTGTCATAAATAGGTCATCGTCCATTCTTCTCAGCgaccatttattttgatttttggTCGCTGTTCTTCTCTCTTGAATTTTAGATACGCTGATCCTTATATAAAGATGGTCTGATAGGGTTTCAGCTGTATCTACTATCCACTTTTTTACTCTACGCGCGGCGGCGCCATTCGCGAACGAGAGATCGATCTTGCTCTCGCCCTGTTGACGCACGCATGTACTGGCAGATCCTtgatttaataattttaaattcGTGGAGGCTGCCCAGTCCATAGTAGAGTGGCCGCGTTGATTCGTTCTGGTCGAGCGCCATAGTGTTGAGTGGGCATTGAAGTCGCCCAGAACGAACGTTAGTAGGTGGGCGTGGCGTCTTACCACCCCTCCCACATCATCTAAAAGCTGGTCGAAATTTTGTAGAGACCAGCTCGGTGGCGCGTAAATTCCGATAACGACGCAATCCAACCACGAAACGGCGACAAAACCTCGCCCTCGCGCGATGAGCGTGATCGGCCGGATGCGTGTCGGCGTCGCCTGGATGATCGCGACCTTTCCCTCCGTATCACTTATCCACGACGGCTTGTCGTGAATAAAATACGGTTCAGTTGCCACCACTAATTCTACCACGCCGCTTTGTAAGCTCTCGATCATCAAATCTTGAGCTCTCGCGGCGTGATTCAAATTAATTTGTAGAATTTCCGTAGTCTTGAATTCTACGCAATTTCTATGGCCTCCTCGCGGCTCTCCTCGTTCGCCGCGGAAGCCTCGCGCGTGGCCTTTTCTGTCTTCTTTTCCGTCTTGGGTTTAGTCGTCGcgtctttcttcttttccttcttcGTCGTCGCTTTTTTCGCGACGACGGGTCTGGCAGGGAGAATTCTTGAATTCTCCTTCTTTTTCGTGGTTGGTGCCGGCTGGCACGCCTTTCCTCCCGCGCGATGGTCGGCTTGTCGCCCCGCGGCCTTGCACACGGGGCAGGTAGCGGACTTCGCTTTACAGTCTGCGGAACGATGACCTTCTTTTCCGCACCTGTAACATTTATCACGGCGGTCGTCAGGCTTTGTGCATTTTGCAATCACATGCCCGATCTCCCAGCACTTAAAACATATTAATGGGCGCTTTTCTAGCGCTTCTACTTTCACCGACGTCCAATCAATCTTGATTTTTCCGTCGGCTATGATTTTCCGCGCTGAAACGTTGGGACATTGAATTATCATATGTCCCAGTCCGTTGTAACCGATTTTTTTCGGTCCAGCGCGGATCTCCTTTTTATCGCAGCCGGAAGTTGCCGCGATGGCTTCCACGACGTCGTCTGCAAAGAGCGAGTTTTCTATGCGATAGACTCGCATGTCTACTTTCCTCGATGTCCTTGCGATTTTCATCTCTTTGTTGGTGAAAATCGTCCTGTGTTTCGCGGCCAAGGCGTCCGCTTTTTCTTCGCGCCCTTCCCCCGTTATCTCTAGGAGAAGGGCTCTTGTAAGGGCTTTCTTAGCCCTTACCTCCTCTATTCCGATATCGGCCAATTTAATTCTTTTTTGGCCGTTGCCATCACGTCTGCGTATGTTGCTGCGCTTCCGCCAGGAAGCGCGAACAGTGCGGCCGCCGTGCTCGGATTTTTCCCGATTTTTGGCGCTTCCttctttttattttcaatttttggCACCTGTT contains:
- the LOC143431791 gene encoding uncharacterized protein LOC143431791 — its product is MIESLQSGVVELVVATEPYFIHDKPSWISDTEGKVAIIQATPTRIRPITLIARGRGFVAVSWLDCVVIGIYAPPSWSLQNFDQLLDDVGGVVRRHAHLLTFVLGDFNAHSTLWRSTRTNQRGHSTMDWAASTNLKLLNQGSASTCVRQQGESKIDLSFANGAAARRVKKWIVDTAETLSDHLYIRISVSKIQERRTATKNQNKWSLRRMDDDLFMTATLAAT